In Xylanibacter ruminicola 23, a single genomic region encodes these proteins:
- a CDS encoding glycine--tRNA ligase, which translates to MAQEDVFKKIVSHCKEYGFVFPSSEIYDGLGAVYDYGQNGVELKNNIKQYWWKAMTMLHENIVGIDSAIFMHPTIWKASGHVDAFNDPLIDNRDSKKRYRADVLIEDQIAKYDEKIQKEVEKARKRFGDSFDEAKYMETSERVKETKEKRDNLHARYAEAMQGPDLEALKQIILDEEIVDPISGTKNWTDVRQFNLMFATEMGASADASMKVYLRPETAQGIFVNYLNVQKTGRMKIPFGIAQIGKAFRNEIVARQFIFRMREFEQMEMQFFVAPGTELEWFPKWKETRMKWHQALGFGAENYRFHDHEKLAHYANAATDIEFKMPFGFKEVEGIHSRTNFDLSQHEKFSGKSIKYFDPQTNESYTPYVIETSIGVDRMFLSIMCHAFEEEKLENGETRTVLKLPAALAPVKCAVMPLVKKDGLPEKAREIIDQLKFHFNCQYDEKDSIGKRYRRQDAIGTPYCVTVDHDTLTDGKVTLRFRDTMEQERVNISDLNSIIEDKVSIASLLKKLQ; encoded by the coding sequence ATGGCACAAGAAGATGTATTTAAGAAGATCGTGAGCCACTGTAAGGAGTATGGCTTTGTATTCCCCTCAAGTGAGATTTACGATGGTTTAGGAGCCGTTTACGATTACGGTCAGAACGGTGTAGAGTTGAAGAATAACATTAAGCAGTATTGGTGGAAGGCTATGACGATGCTTCACGAGAACATCGTTGGTATCGATAGTGCCATCTTTATGCACCCCACCATTTGGAAGGCATCAGGTCACGTTGATGCTTTCAACGATCCCTTGATTGACAACCGCGACTCAAAGAAGCGTTACCGCGCCGATGTACTCATCGAGGATCAGATTGCCAAGTACGACGAGAAGATCCAGAAGGAGGTTGAGAAGGCCCGCAAGCGTTTTGGCGACAGCTTCGACGAGGCAAAGTATATGGAAACCAGCGAGCGCGTAAAGGAGACTAAGGAGAAGCGCGACAATCTGCACGCCCGTTATGCCGAGGCTATGCAGGGTCCCGATCTCGAGGCTCTGAAGCAGATTATCCTCGACGAGGAGATTGTTGATCCTATCAGCGGTACCAAGAACTGGACCGACGTTCGTCAGTTCAACCTGATGTTCGCTACCGAGATGGGTGCCAGCGCCGATGCTTCGATGAAGGTTTACCTGCGTCCTGAGACTGCTCAGGGTATCTTCGTAAACTACCTGAACGTGCAGAAGACCGGTCGTATGAAGATTCCTTTCGGTATCGCTCAGATTGGTAAGGCTTTCCGTAACGAGATTGTAGCCCGTCAGTTCATCTTCCGTATGCGTGAGTTCGAGCAGATGGAGATGCAGTTTTTTGTAGCTCCTGGTACCGAGCTCGAGTGGTTCCCCAAGTGGAAGGAAACCCGTATGAAGTGGCACCAGGCTCTGGGCTTCGGCGCCGAGAACTATCGTTTCCACGACCACGAAAAGTTGGCTCACTATGCTAATGCAGCTACCGATATCGAGTTCAAGATGCCATTCGGCTTCAAGGAGGTTGAGGGTATCCACTCTCGTACCAATTTCGACCTGAGCCAGCACGAGAAGTTCTCTGGTAAGAGCATCAAGTACTTCGATCCTCAGACCAACGAGAGTTATACTCCATACGTTATCGAGACTTCTATCGGTGTCGATCGTATGTTCCTCAGCATCATGTGCCACGCTTTCGAGGAGGAGAAGCTCGAGAATGGCGAGACTCGTACCGTACTCAAGTTGCCCGCAGCCCTCGCACCAGTTAAGTGCGCTGTTATGCCTCTGGTTAAGAAGGACGGTCTGCCCGAGAAGGCACGCGAGATTATCGACCAGCTCAAGTTCCACTTCAACTGTCAGTACGACGAGAAGGATTCTATCGGTAAGCGTTATCGTCGTCAGGATGCCATTGGTACTCCTTACTGCGTAACTGTCGATCACGACACCCTCACCGATGGTAAGGTAACTCTGCGTTTCCGCGACACTATGGAGCAGGAGCGTGTAAACATCAGCGATCTTAACTCAATCATCGAGGATAAGGTAAGCATCGCCAGTCTGCTTAAGAAGCTTCAGTAA
- a CDS encoding type I phosphomannose isomerase catalytic subunit, with amino-acid sequence MIKFEPLLKQTLWGGDKIIPFKHLNDTLENVGESWEISGVKDNETIVSEGEYKGKSLNQLVRELKDKLVGQENYERFGDEFPLLIKFIDARQDLSIQVHPTDEIAHRQGKTRGKTEMWYALESAPGAQLYNGLKQQITPEQYKQMVENDTITDALARYEVNEGDVFFIPAGRIHAIGAGCFVAEIQQTSDVTYRIYDFKRKDKNGNYRELHTELAAESIDYTVLPNYRAEYERTKNEGVQVATCPYFTTAIYDLTEPMTLDYTELDSFVILIAVKGEGTIKANGQETTFRMGDTILQPATTAEVKVSGEVKFLETFV; translated from the coding sequence ATGATTAAATTTGAACCGCTGCTGAAGCAGACACTGTGGGGAGGCGACAAGATTATCCCCTTTAAGCATTTAAACGACACCCTGGAGAATGTAGGCGAGAGCTGGGAGATTTCGGGTGTAAAGGACAACGAGACCATCGTAAGCGAGGGTGAGTACAAAGGCAAGAGCCTGAACCAACTGGTACGCGAGCTGAAAGATAAGCTGGTGGGCCAGGAGAACTACGAGCGCTTTGGCGACGAGTTTCCCCTGCTGATTAAGTTTATAGATGCCCGTCAGGACCTGAGCATACAGGTACACCCTACCGATGAGATTGCCCACCGACAGGGTAAAACACGCGGCAAAACCGAGATGTGGTATGCCCTTGAGAGTGCCCCAGGTGCACAGCTGTACAACGGACTGAAACAGCAGATTACGCCTGAGCAGTACAAGCAGATGGTTGAGAACGATACGATTACGGATGCGCTGGCACGCTACGAGGTGAACGAGGGCGACGTATTCTTTATTCCAGCCGGCCGCATACACGCCATTGGTGCCGGTTGCTTTGTGGCTGAGATACAGCAGACAAGCGACGTAACCTACCGCATTTACGACTTTAAGCGTAAGGACAAGAACGGCAACTACCGCGAGCTGCACACCGAGCTGGCGGCCGAGAGCATCGACTACACCGTGCTGCCCAACTATCGTGCCGAGTACGAGCGCACCAAGAACGAGGGCGTACAGGTGGCTACATGCCCCTACTTTACCACAGCCATTTACGACTTGACTGAGCCTATGACACTCGATTACACAGAGCTTGACTCGTTTGTAATCCTGATTGCCGTAAAGGGCGAGGGCACCATCAAAGCCAACGGCCAGGAGACAACCTTCCGCATGGGTGACACCATCCTGCAGCCCGCCACTACCGCCGAAGTAAAAGTATCTGGCGAAGTAAAATTCTTAGAGACGTTCGTTTAA
- a CDS encoding TrkH family potassium uptake protein → MVNFRIISKIIGSLLLIEALFMSLCALVAFSYHEDDLMAFLISLLITFGSGFTFMYMGRNADNSLSRRDAYLLVTAAWLVFSVFGMFPFLTHGCITNITDAFFESTSGFTTTGASIIDDVEILPHGILFWRSLTQWIGGLGIVFFTIAILPSLVGGSVKVFAAEATGPIKAKMHPRLTTTAKWIWSIYLILTLACVLSYCAAGMNWFEALNYAMTTTATGGFAIHNESTEYFHSPTIDYISITFQFLSGINFTLLYLSIVKMRLKALLTNSEFKLYVSVVIGATLWIMYLLLTRMGYDLEHAFRAALFQVVSFITTTGMFNEDAGTWPHITWVILGVVMYLGACAGSTSGGFKCIRGVMLLKVVRNNFRQILHPNAVLPVKINGMSIPQSKLVALFAFFTLTMLMTLVTATIMIVAGIDNTNAITIALSCVSNVGPTLGTQIGPVMSWSILPEYIKWILCPLMLMGRLEIMTVLVLFTRTFWKEN, encoded by the coding sequence ATGGTAAACTTCCGTATCATCAGTAAAATCATAGGCTCGCTGCTGCTCATAGAGGCATTGTTTATGTCGCTATGCGCACTGGTGGCTTTCTCGTATCACGAGGACGACCTGATGGCATTCCTGATATCGCTGCTGATAACCTTTGGCAGCGGTTTTACGTTTATGTATATGGGACGTAACGCAGACAACAGTCTGAGCCGTAGAGACGCTTACCTGCTGGTAACGGCCGCCTGGCTGGTGTTCTCGGTATTCGGCATGTTTCCGTTTCTGACCCACGGCTGTATTACCAACATTACCGACGCTTTTTTTGAATCAACATCGGGCTTTACCACTACGGGCGCCTCGATTATCGACGATGTGGAGATACTGCCACACGGCATATTATTCTGGCGATCACTCACCCAGTGGATTGGCGGATTGGGAATCGTATTCTTTACCATCGCCATCCTGCCATCGTTGGTGGGTGGTAGTGTAAAGGTGTTTGCCGCCGAGGCTACAGGCCCCATCAAGGCCAAGATGCACCCACGACTAACCACAACTGCCAAATGGATCTGGAGTATTTACCTGATACTAACGCTGGCCTGCGTATTATCGTACTGTGCTGCAGGCATGAACTGGTTTGAGGCACTGAACTACGCCATGACCACTACAGCAACGGGCGGCTTTGCGATACACAACGAGAGCACGGAGTACTTCCACTCGCCTACCATCGACTATATCTCGATTACATTCCAATTCCTGTCGGGCATCAACTTCACCTTATTATATTTAAGCATTGTAAAAATGCGACTGAAGGCGCTGCTGACCAACTCGGAATTCAAGCTGTACGTAAGCGTGGTGATAGGTGCAACACTGTGGATTATGTACCTGCTGCTGACACGTATGGGCTACGACTTAGAGCATGCCTTCCGTGCTGCATTGTTCCAGGTGGTATCGTTTATCACCACCACGGGTATGTTTAACGAGGATGCGGGTACCTGGCCACATATCACCTGGGTGATATTGGGTGTGGTAATGTACTTAGGTGCCTGTGCAGGTAGTACCAGCGGTGGCTTTAAGTGTATCAGAGGCGTGATGCTGCTAAAAGTGGTACGTAATAACTTCCGCCAGATACTGCACCCCAATGCTGTGCTGCCTGTAAAGATTAACGGCATGAGTATTCCACAATCAAAACTGGTGGCACTGTTTGCCTTTTTCACGCTCACCATGCTGATGACATTAGTAACGGCCACCATTATGATTGTGGCTGGCATTGATAACACCAACGCCATTACCATAGCCCTGAGCTGTGTGAGCAACGTAGGCCCAACACTGGGCACGCAGATAGGACCGGTGATGTCGTGGTCGATACTGCCCGAATACATAAAGTGGATTCTGTGTCCGTTGATGCTGATGGGACGTCTGGAGATTATGACGGTGCTGGTACTGTTTACACGTACCTTCTGGAAAGAAAATTAA
- a CDS encoding FKBP-type peptidyl-prolyl cis-trans isomerase → MKNLKYIWLALILFPLVGMVSSCTEDETEEGEFDNWKQKNESYFNQVVSNPNYKKILTYTKDTTNPSITDADYIYVDVLEEGSGTETALFTDSVFYTYRGRLIPSKTYEKGYVFDQSFLGDFDWSKSAMRKACASWNPVVTASGTINTLWSEGFCTALQHMKKGDHWMVYIPYQLAYGESGNRDGSVPGYSNLVFELAVSDIWHPGESRPAFK, encoded by the coding sequence ATGAAGAATTTAAAATACATATGGCTCGCTTTGATACTGTTCCCACTTGTGGGAATGGTATCATCGTGCACCGAAGATGAGACCGAAGAGGGAGAGTTCGACAACTGGAAACAGAAGAACGAGTCCTACTTTAATCAGGTAGTTTCTAATCCAAACTACAAGAAAATCCTGACCTACACAAAGGATACCACAAATCCCAGTATTACCGATGCCGACTACATCTACGTAGATGTGCTGGAGGAGGGAAGTGGCACCGAAACAGCACTTTTCACCGACTCTGTGTTCTATACCTATCGCGGTAGATTGATTCCATCAAAGACGTACGAGAAGGGTTATGTGTTCGATCAGTCGTTCTTGGGCGATTTCGATTGGTCAAAATCTGCTATGCGAAAGGCATGCGCTAGTTGGAATCCAGTTGTCACAGCGTCGGGTACAATAAACACTTTGTGGAGCGAGGGATTCTGCACAGCCCTGCAGCATATGAAGAAAGGCGACCATTGGATGGTTTATATCCCCTATCAGCTTGCTTATGGAGAATCTGGCAATCGAGATGGAAGCGTTCCTGGATATAGCAATCTTGTTTTTGAACTTGCCGTTTCCGATATATGGCACCCAGGCGAATCGCGCCCTGCTTTTAAGTAA
- a CDS encoding AAA family ATPase, with amino-acid sequence MPKYADYIKRIEIDSLWSGKKHIVWELNRQVNILSGTNGQGKSTILNKVVKGLIAGGEFPSHMLKGVHLDVVPEDAKWIRYDMIRSLDTNLQQALAEGEGFLRQAFSALAGVGGGSLLDIQLYNLQRKYLDYQVNIGNRIIEKLQSGDTDAAQQLSQKKSRFQDIVDDLFRETGKKIIRTENELRFTQIGEVLLPYQLSSGEKQMLIILLTVLVEDNQPYVLFMDEPEVSLHLEWQKRLVDLCVELNPNVQIILTTHSPAIVMNGWVDAVTEVSDITV; translated from the coding sequence ATGCCTAAATACGCCGATTACATTAAACGCATCGAGATCGACTCGCTTTGGAGCGGGAAGAAACATATTGTGTGGGAGCTTAACCGTCAGGTTAACATCCTCAGTGGTACTAACGGTCAGGGCAAAAGTACCATCCTGAATAAGGTGGTAAAGGGTTTGATTGCAGGTGGCGAGTTCCCCTCGCACATGCTCAAGGGTGTTCACTTGGATGTGGTGCCCGAGGATGCCAAGTGGATTCGTTACGACATGATTCGTTCGCTCGATACCAACCTGCAGCAGGCATTGGCCGAGGGCGAGGGATTCCTCCGTCAGGCCTTTTCGGCATTGGCTGGTGTTGGTGGCGGTTCGCTGCTCGATATCCAGCTCTACAACCTGCAGCGCAAGTACCTTGATTATCAGGTAAACATAGGCAATCGCATTATCGAAAAACTGCAGAGCGGCGATACCGATGCCGCTCAGCAGCTTTCACAAAAAAAGTCACGTTTCCAGGACATTGTAGATGACCTGTTCCGCGAAACGGGCAAAAAGATTATCCGTACCGAGAACGAACTGCGCTTCACCCAGATAGGCGAGGTGCTGCTGCCCTATCAGTTGTCGAGCGGCGAGAAGCAGATGCTCATCATCCTGCTCACCGTGCTGGTCGAGGACAACCAGCCTTACGTGCTGTTTATGGACGAACCCGAGGTGTCGCTCCATCTCGAATGGCAGAAGCGTCTGGTCGATCTCTGTGTCGAACTTAACCCTAACGTACAGATTATCCTCACCACCCATTCGCCCGCCATCGTCATGAATGGTTGGGTTGATGCCGTTACCGAAGTAAGCGATATAACAGTATAA
- a CDS encoding DUF4435 domain-containing protein — protein sequence MGSRLKDNLNSKYFEAANALTSKKARRRIVAYVESYDDIYFWRTVLSEFENDKRYFEVMLPSKINLTRGKKSVLMNFLEGEPLGRDMIACVDADYDYLMQGRTHQSQRILNSPYVFHTYVYAIENFQCYAPSLHNVCVSVTLNDHRIFDFRDYFQQFSEAIFPLFVWSVMVYRNGNYSRFSITDFCRIADPGGFSVQNPAASINNVKRKVRTKINDLQRQFPDAKDEYLRTKDDIRALGVTPQTTYLYIQGHHLFDTVVSPILSKVCNLLRQERQNEIYHASAHRTQKRNEMSCYENSLQDIKTMLKKNTGYMSCEQFQRLQSDIHNYLGTD from the coding sequence ATGGGAAGTAGATTAAAAGATAATCTGAATAGCAAGTATTTCGAGGCGGCCAATGCGCTCACCTCTAAAAAGGCGCGACGTAGGATAGTGGCCTATGTCGAGAGCTACGATGATATCTACTTCTGGCGCACCGTTCTCAGCGAGTTCGAGAACGATAAGCGCTACTTCGAGGTGATGCTGCCCTCAAAAATCAATCTCACACGCGGCAAGAAATCCGTACTGATGAACTTCCTCGAGGGCGAGCCATTGGGACGCGATATGATTGCCTGCGTAGATGCCGATTACGACTACCTGATGCAGGGTCGCACCCATCAGTCGCAGCGCATCCTGAACAGTCCGTACGTGTTCCACACCTACGTGTATGCCATCGAGAATTTTCAGTGTTACGCCCCTTCGCTGCATAATGTATGCGTGTCGGTAACGCTCAACGATCATCGCATCTTCGATTTCCGCGATTACTTCCAGCAGTTCTCCGAGGCCATCTTCCCACTTTTTGTGTGGAGTGTCATGGTGTATCGCAATGGCAATTACTCACGGTTCTCTATCACCGACTTCTGTCGTATTGCCGATCCGGGCGGTTTCAGTGTGCAGAATCCCGCAGCCTCTATCAACAACGTGAAGCGTAAGGTGCGCACCAAGATCAACGATCTGCAGCGCCAGTTCCCCGATGCCAAAGATGAGTATCTGCGTACCAAGGACGATATCCGTGCTTTAGGCGTAACGCCGCAAACCACCTATCTTTATATACAGGGTCATCATTTGTTCGACACCGTTGTGTCGCCCATCCTGTCAAAGGTGTGCAATCTGTTACGCCAGGAGCGCCAGAACGAAATCTATCACGCCTCTGCCCATCGTACGCAGAAGCGAAACGAAATGTCCTGCTACGAAAACTCGCTGCAGGACATTAAAACGATGCTTAAGAAAAACACGGGCTACATGAGTTGCGAGCAATTCCAACGCCTGCAGTCCGACATCCATAATTATTTAGGCACGGATTAA
- a CDS encoding carboxypeptidase regulatory-like domain-containing protein produces MAQVTTSGITGVVMADGEEAIGATVTAKHVPSGSIYRGVTNIDGHYTITGMKAGGPYEVEISYIGFQTSRFTDIQLALGQNAVVDATLSEGSEMIQEIVVTAKANNTMRSDRSGAVTSLNANQMAAVPNIGRSMLDIMKMTPQSSSASGMAIGGGNYRQSYVTIDGASFNDSFGMEPSPLPGGGTPISLEALDQMTVSVTPYDVRQSGFTGGGVNAVTKSGTNTFKGMAYTFLTSSDLKGKKIRNDRLPVSKGHNSTFGLSFGGPIIQDKLFFFLNGEYEDNVTAGPAVMAYNRSDQPYSATNRRPKLAELESLSTYMQNAYGITTGPWQNYNLKTPAYRILARIDWNINDDHKFNVRFTKSNRKEANPASASRSIGSNRTSIIYGGNQNSYGGNTDYGMSSLSSRYMTEFRFTSVAAELNSKFGKLHNTLRGTYSYQDQPRSNEYGVDVPVVEIVMSDGQGHYPYWALTGDLFTYGNVAKTKTTVITDEINIQLGKHNLFGGLQYEHNWAANGYAQAGAGYYAFQASQDEIDKAIVNNDWGPIFAVDHTRLFGITYGNGDNHDHFLAKMSTNQWSLYLQDNMSLSDRFRMSLGLRFELPSYPSLKDNFNEEYYKISFGGEHFRTDNVPNASISVSPRVGFNWDITGNRNLILRGGSGLFIGRLPFVWLISAVGNSGMGQTSYIASQTKGIIPTFTTSQQNMLQQIGAQSKISVPSSATILSDNLRMPKTWKTSLALDAKLPGDIDFTIEGIYNRDINPVVVANRDIYWDGTSTIDLGHGDVRHKMSYYDANSSAYVLENAGHKAYYMSLSAQLRKKFDFGLDLSASYTISRAKTYTDGIGNQVASAYNNYRNSVNAVNDNELGYATYVAPNRLLLSASYTLNEGKNNTSHFSLVYDGYQYGFLTEYAFSRYSYIFSANVNSDALAPANLIYVPASRQELDSWDFAESTYGANHQVYTAQMQRDDFWAYIQQDDYLKHRTGKYAERGGAKMPWHHQIDFKFEHDMSLLCGKTKHTLQLGVDILNLPNFLNKKWGLYKQVTETSLLSYSKGQYTYNTVNGERHLHTYSDFLGLQSTYQIMFTIRYLFN; encoded by the coding sequence ATGGCTCAGGTTACTACATCTGGTATTACAGGTGTGGTGATGGCTGATGGCGAAGAGGCTATCGGTGCTACCGTTACGGCCAAGCATGTGCCTTCGGGCTCTATCTATCGTGGTGTTACCAATATCGATGGTCACTACACGATTACAGGCATGAAGGCGGGCGGACCTTACGAGGTTGAAATATCGTATATCGGTTTCCAGACATCGCGTTTTACCGATATCCAGTTGGCCCTGGGTCAGAATGCTGTGGTTGATGCCACGCTGAGCGAGGGCTCAGAGATGATTCAGGAGATTGTGGTAACAGCTAAGGCCAACAACACTATGCGTAGCGACCGTAGTGGCGCTGTAACCAGCCTGAACGCTAACCAGATGGCTGCTGTGCCTAATATCGGTCGTTCTATGCTGGATATCATGAAGATGACGCCACAGTCGAGCTCGGCCAGCGGTATGGCTATTGGTGGTGGAAACTACCGCCAGTCGTATGTCACCATCGATGGTGCCTCGTTCAACGATTCGTTCGGAATGGAACCCAGTCCGCTGCCTGGTGGCGGCACTCCCATCTCGCTCGAGGCACTCGATCAGATGACCGTTTCGGTTACGCCTTACGATGTGCGTCAGAGTGGTTTTACTGGCGGTGGTGTGAATGCGGTTACCAAGAGTGGTACCAACACCTTTAAGGGTATGGCCTATACCTTCCTGACCAGTTCCGACCTGAAGGGTAAGAAGATTCGTAACGACCGGTTGCCCGTATCCAAGGGGCATAACAGCACCTTTGGCTTGAGCTTTGGCGGACCGATTATCCAGGATAAGCTCTTCTTCTTCCTTAACGGCGAGTACGAGGATAATGTGACGGCTGGCCCAGCCGTGATGGCTTATAACCGCAGCGACCAGCCCTATTCGGCCACGAATCGTCGCCCCAAGTTGGCCGAGCTCGAGAGTCTGTCCACCTACATGCAGAACGCTTATGGTATTACCACAGGTCCTTGGCAGAATTATAACCTGAAAACGCCCGCCTACCGTATTCTGGCCCGTATCGACTGGAACATCAACGACGATCATAAGTTTAATGTGCGCTTCACCAAGTCGAACCGTAAGGAGGCCAACCCCGCTTCGGCATCGCGTAGTATCGGTAGCAATCGCACCTCTATTATCTATGGTGGCAACCAGAACTCGTATGGCGGCAATACCGATTATGGTATGTCGTCGCTCTCAAGCCGTTATATGACCGAGTTCCGCTTCACTTCGGTGGCTGCCGAGCTCAATAGCAAGTTCGGTAAGCTGCATAACACCCTGCGTGGCACCTACTCGTATCAGGACCAGCCCCGTAGCAACGAGTATGGTGTTGATGTACCTGTGGTTGAGATTGTGATGAGCGATGGTCAGGGCCATTATCCTTACTGGGCGCTTACCGGCGATTTGTTTACTTATGGCAATGTGGCCAAAACCAAGACTACCGTGATTACCGACGAAATCAATATCCAGTTGGGTAAGCACAACCTGTTTGGCGGTTTGCAGTACGAGCACAACTGGGCTGCCAACGGCTATGCTCAGGCAGGTGCCGGCTATTATGCCTTCCAGGCCAGTCAGGACGAGATAGATAAGGCCATCGTAAACAACGACTGGGGGCCGATTTTCGCAGTAGATCACACCCGCTTGTTTGGTATCACCTATGGCAATGGCGACAATCACGATCATTTTTTGGCTAAGATGAGCACCAACCAGTGGTCGCTCTATCTGCAGGACAACATGAGCCTCTCCGATCGTTTCCGCATGTCGCTTGGTCTGCGTTTCGAGCTGCCGTCTTATCCCAGTCTGAAGGATAATTTCAACGAGGAGTATTATAAGATTAGCTTTGGTGGCGAGCATTTCCGCACCGATAACGTGCCAAATGCCAGCATCTCGGTATCGCCGCGTGTGGGCTTCAACTGGGATATCACCGGCAATCGTAACCTGATACTGCGTGGTGGTTCGGGCCTCTTCATCGGTCGCCTGCCGTTTGTTTGGCTCATCTCGGCTGTAGGCAACTCAGGTATGGGACAAACCTCGTATATTGCCTCGCAAACCAAGGGTATTATTCCTACCTTTACCACCAGTCAGCAGAATATGCTGCAGCAGATAGGTGCTCAGAGCAAGATTTCGGTGCCCAGCAGCGCCACTATCCTGAGCGATAACCTGCGTATGCCCAAAACGTGGAAAACCTCGTTGGCACTCGATGCCAAGCTGCCTGGCGATATCGACTTTACCATCGAGGGTATCTATAACCGCGATATCAACCCCGTAGTAGTGGCCAATCGCGACATCTACTGGGATGGCACTTCTACTATCGACTTAGGTCACGGCGATGTGCGCCATAAGATGTCGTATTACGATGCCAACTCTTCCGCTTATGTGCTCGAGAATGCAGGTCATAAGGCCTACTATATGTCGCTCAGCGCCCAGTTGCGTAAGAAGTTCGACTTTGGTCTCGATCTCTCGGCCAGCTACACCATCTCAAGGGCCAAGACCTATACCGATGGTATCGGCAACCAGGTGGCATCGGCCTATAACAACTACCGCAACTCGGTTAATGCCGTTAATGATAACGAGCTGGGTTACGCCACCTACGTGGCTCCTAACCGCTTGCTGCTCTCGGCCAGCTACACACTCAACGAGGGAAAGAACAACACCTCGCACTTCTCGTTGGTTTACGATGGCTACCAGTATGGTTTCCTTACCGAGTATGCCTTCAGCCGTTACAGCTATATCTTCTCGGCCAATGTTAACAGCGACGCCTTGGCGCCTGCCAACCTGATTTATGTGCCCGCCTCGCGCCAGGAACTCGACAGCTGGGACTTTGCCGAGAGTACCTACGGCGCTAACCATCAGGTATATACCGCCCAGATGCAGCGCGACGATTTCTGGGCCTATATCCAGCAGGACGATTATCTGAAGCATCGCACCGGTAAGTATGCCGAGCGTGGTGGCGCTAAGATGCCTTGGCACCATCAGATCGACTTTAAGTTCGAGCATGATATGAGTCTCCTCTGCGGTAAAACCAAGCACACCCTGCAGTTAGGTGTCGATATCCTCAACCTGCCCAATTTCCTTAACAAGAAGTGGGGACTTTACAAGCAGGTTACCGAAACGTCGCTGCTCTCTTATAGCAAGGGTCAATACACCTATAACACCGTTAATGGCGAGCGCCACCTGCACACCTATTCCGATTTCCTCGGTCTGCAGTCAACGTATCAGATTATGTTTACTATTCGTTATCTGTTTAATTAA